In a genomic window of Dyadobacter fermentans DSM 18053:
- a CDS encoding 5' nucleotidase, NT5C type: MLRLTLDMDDVLANTHEKLVDIVLADFSTTLNRPDFQTKGLRELLHPKQLSKLHKIMDSPGFFADIKVKDDAVETVHKLSKYYELFVATACMEFPNSFRDKFDWLKKHFPFIPWTNVVFCGYKSIIQSDYLIDDHVRNLAAFKGKGILFSSPHNLRETAYQRVSSWKEVSELFLHSV, encoded by the coding sequence ATGCTGAGATTGACCCTGGACATGGACGATGTGCTGGCGAACACCCACGAAAAGCTCGTCGACATTGTTCTCGCCGACTTTTCGACCACATTGAACAGACCGGATTTCCAGACAAAGGGCTTGCGGGAACTGCTGCATCCGAAACAGCTTTCGAAGCTGCACAAGATCATGGACTCACCCGGTTTTTTCGCGGATATCAAAGTGAAGGACGACGCCGTGGAGACGGTTCACAAGCTTTCCAAATATTACGAACTGTTTGTGGCCACCGCGTGCATGGAATTCCCTAACTCCTTCCGCGATAAGTTCGACTGGTTGAAAAAGCATTTCCCATTTATCCCGTGGACGAATGTAGTTTTCTGTGGGTATAAAAGCATTATCCAGTCCGATTACCTGATCGACGACCACGTGCGCAATCTGGCGGCGTTCAAAGGCAAAGGCATTCTTTTTTCATCCCCGCATAATCTTCGCGAAACGGCCTATCAGCGCGTTTCGAGCTGGAAGGAAGTGTCGGAACTATTTTTGCACAGCGTATGA
- a CDS encoding competence/damage-inducible protein A: MISSARAEIITIGDEILFGQIVDTNTQWIGTQLTDIGIRPVRKTSVGDQRQDILDAFKQASERVNVVIVTGGLGPTRDDITKHTFCEYFGTELEINQEALALVTEFFAKRGRTMTELNIQQAALPKNCTYIPNLWGTAPGMWFEKDGVIYVSLPGVPFEMKNLMEFEILPRLKARFSTHIIQHKQIRTIGIGESFLAEKIAAWEDALPEHIKLAYLPHFGQVKLRLTGTGTDQAVLDSELNAQVALVLPLIEEYVFGFDSDELETIIGTLLMQNNATVGTAESCTGGYVANQITSVSGSSRYYEGSVVSYSNAVKMSVLGVSPATLEAFGAVSEQTAREMAEGARRVLNTTFAISTTGIAGPDGGTPEKPVGTVWIACATPEETFTQLLTLRNNRKINIELTCSYALNLLRKSILKATLAVKG; this comes from the coding sequence ATGATTTCCTCTGCCAGAGCTGAAATAATCACCATCGGTGACGAGATCCTTTTCGGTCAGATCGTCGATACGAACACCCAATGGATTGGCACCCAACTGACTGATATCGGCATCCGTCCGGTACGCAAAACATCGGTCGGTGACCAAAGGCAGGACATTCTGGACGCGTTCAAACAGGCCAGCGAGCGGGTGAACGTCGTGATCGTCACCGGCGGCCTCGGCCCCACGCGTGACGACATTACGAAACACACCTTCTGCGAATACTTCGGCACAGAGCTGGAAATCAACCAGGAGGCACTGGCGCTTGTTACGGAGTTTTTCGCAAAACGCGGCCGCACCATGACCGAGCTGAACATCCAGCAGGCAGCGCTCCCCAAAAACTGTACCTACATTCCCAACCTGTGGGGCACGGCCCCGGGCATGTGGTTCGAGAAGGACGGGGTGATTTACGTATCGCTGCCCGGCGTGCCGTTTGAAATGAAAAACCTGATGGAGTTCGAGATCCTGCCGAGGCTGAAAGCACGGTTTTCGACCCATATTATCCAGCATAAACAAATCCGCACGATCGGGATCGGCGAATCGTTTCTGGCGGAAAAAATCGCCGCCTGGGAAGATGCCCTGCCGGAACATATCAAACTGGCCTATCTGCCGCATTTCGGGCAGGTGAAGCTCAGGCTCACCGGCACCGGCACGGACCAGGCTGTGCTCGACAGTGAATTAAATGCGCAGGTCGCCTTGGTGCTGCCGCTGATCGAAGAATATGTTTTCGGCTTCGATTCGGACGAACTGGAAACGATTATCGGCACTTTGCTTATGCAGAACAATGCCACCGTAGGCACCGCCGAAAGCTGCACGGGCGGCTATGTAGCCAACCAGATCACGAGCGTTTCCGGCTCCTCGCGCTACTACGAAGGCTCGGTGGTGAGTTACAGCAACGCCGTTAAAATGAGCGTGCTGGGCGTTTCGCCGGCAACCCTCGAAGCATTCGGCGCGGTGAGCGAACAAACGGCCCGCGAAATGGCGGAAGGCGCACGCCGCGTGCTCAACACCACTTTTGCCATCTCCACCACGGGCATCGCCGGCCCCGACGGCGGCACGCCCGAAAAGCCGGTAGGCACCGTGTGGATCGCCTGCGCAACGCCCGAGGAGACATTTACACAGCTGCTGACTTTAAGGAACAACAGAAAAATCAATATCGAACTAACCTGCTCTTATGCCCTTAACCTTTTGAGAAAAAGCATTTTGAAAGCTACACTCGCGGTAAAAGGCTGA
- a CDS encoding glutamine synthetase beta-grasp domain-containing protein, which translates to MSKSKLEYIWLDGYKPTQSLRSKTKIENDFSGKLEDCAMWSFDGSSTEQAPGGSSDCLLKPVYIIPDPQRKNGYLVMCEVLNADGTPHESNGRATIEDDDNDFWFGFEQEYFLWDNDTNKPLGFPANGYPAPQGPYYCSVGAKNAFGREIIEEHLDVCLDAGLNVEGINAEVAAGQWEFQIFAKGAKEAGDQIWLGRYLLERIGEKYGVSINWHCKPLGDLDWNGSGMHANFSNGVLRTAGSKATFDKICEAFRPVVKEHIDVYGADNHLRLTGKHETASIHDFSYGVSDRGASIRIPVLVPQKGWSGYLEDRRPNSAADPYKVAARIIKTVKSAI; encoded by the coding sequence ATGTCAAAGTCCAAGCTGGAATATATTTGGTTGGATGGCTACAAGCCGACCCAAAGTTTACGCAGCAAAACCAAAATTGAAAACGATTTTAGTGGAAAACTGGAAGATTGCGCAATGTGGTCGTTTGATGGCTCATCTACCGAGCAGGCTCCCGGCGGTTCTTCCGACTGTTTGCTGAAACCTGTTTACATTATTCCTGATCCACAGCGTAAAAATGGCTACCTGGTAATGTGCGAGGTATTGAACGCTGACGGAACCCCTCACGAATCAAACGGTCGTGCCACTATCGAAGACGACGATAACGACTTCTGGTTCGGATTTGAACAAGAATATTTCCTTTGGGACAACGACACTAACAAACCGCTTGGCTTCCCTGCAAACGGTTACCCGGCTCCGCAAGGACCATACTACTGCTCCGTTGGCGCGAAAAACGCTTTCGGTCGCGAGATCATCGAAGAGCACCTTGACGTTTGCCTCGACGCAGGTCTGAACGTAGAAGGTATCAATGCAGAGGTTGCTGCTGGTCAGTGGGAATTCCAGATCTTCGCGAAAGGTGCGAAAGAAGCTGGCGACCAGATCTGGCTCGGCCGTTACCTGCTCGAAAGAATCGGTGAAAAATACGGTGTATCCATCAACTGGCACTGCAAGCCGCTTGGCGACCTCGACTGGAACGGTTCAGGTATGCACGCCAACTTCTCAAACGGTGTTTTGAGAACTGCCGGAAGCAAAGCTACTTTCGACAAAATTTGTGAAGCATTCCGTCCGGTTGTGAAAGAGCACATCGACGTTTACGGTGCTGACAACCACCTCCGTCTGACTGGAAAGCACGAAACTGCTTCTATCCACGATTTCAGCTACGGCGTTTCCGACCGTGGTGCTTCTATCCGTATCCCTGTTCTTGTTCCTCAAAAAGGATGGAGCGGATACCTCGAAGACCGTCGTCCAAACTCTGCTGCTGATCCTTACAAAGTGGCAGCTCGTATTATCAAGACTGTTAAATCTGCTATCTAA
- a CDS encoding glutamine synthetase III family protein codes for MTFRSKAFEIAQGRVSPVLTPPTEKVADLYGSNTFSDDVMKTLLSAEAYTKISNAIRSGSTIDREVAEEVAAAMKSWAISKGATHYTHWFQPLTGTTAEKHDSFFDLTIDGKAVEKFKGSALVQQEPDASSFPSGGLRATFEARGYTGWDPSSPAFLMDNGAGGKTLCIPSVFISYNGEALDYKAPLLRSLMMLDKAATGVCQFFNRDVSKVTPTLGIEQEYFLVDKALYYARPDLLMSGRTVFGHNPARGQQLDDHYFGSISPRVNAFMVDFEFEALKLGIPVRTRHNEVAPGQFECAPTFEEVNLAIDHNALLMDLMQKVGDKHNFQVLFHEKPFAGINGSGKHNNWSLSTDTGINLLAPTSKPKENLRFLTFLMNVVKAVHDHADLLRASISSAGNEHRLGANEAPPSIVSVFLGGDLTSMLEELVNKGEITLEKGENFYYKLGITRIPNLQRDNTDRNRTSPFCFTGNKFEYRAVGSSQNSASPMIILNTIVANQLLDFKKEMDERLAAGEEKKVATVEILKRYFLESKNILFEGNGYSDEWIEEAAKRGLSNIRETYDALYAYKTDHTIAVFERTGVLSSRELHARYEIELENYVKKLQIESRVIGDLALNHIVSTVVKYQFKLAQTARSLTDLEMLEEAEPIKEIIRDISSHVVVIKKLVHEMTESRKKANNLEDLFERAKCYGSEVKGHFDEIRYHVDKLELLIDDEDWPLAKYREMLFLE; via the coding sequence ATGACGTTTCGTTCCAAAGCTTTTGAGATCGCGCAAGGCCGCGTCTCGCCTGTTTTGACCCCTCCCACAGAAAAAGTAGCCGACCTTTATGGCAGCAATACATTCAGTGATGATGTAATGAAAACCCTGCTTTCGGCAGAGGCTTATACCAAAATTTCCAATGCGATCCGTTCCGGCTCGACGATCGACCGCGAAGTGGCCGAGGAGGTTGCCGCGGCCATGAAATCGTGGGCCATTTCCAAAGGCGCTACGCATTATACGCACTGGTTTCAGCCCCTCACAGGCACCACGGCCGAAAAACACGATTCGTTTTTTGACCTAACCATCGACGGTAAAGCGGTAGAGAAGTTCAAAGGCAGCGCATTGGTGCAGCAGGAGCCGGATGCTTCCTCGTTCCCGAGCGGCGGCTTGCGCGCGACATTCGAGGCGCGCGGCTACACCGGCTGGGACCCCAGTTCGCCCGCATTTCTGATGGATAATGGCGCCGGCGGAAAAACGTTGTGTATCCCTTCAGTATTCATTTCCTACAATGGCGAAGCGCTTGATTACAAAGCGCCGCTGCTGCGCTCGCTGATGATGCTCGACAAGGCTGCCACGGGTGTTTGCCAGTTTTTCAACCGCGATGTTTCGAAAGTGACGCCTACGCTTGGTATCGAGCAGGAGTATTTTTTGGTGGATAAAGCATTGTATTACGCACGTCCGGACTTGCTCATGTCCGGCCGGACGGTGTTCGGGCATAATCCCGCCCGCGGCCAGCAGCTCGACGACCACTATTTTGGGTCAATCTCGCCGCGTGTGAATGCATTCATGGTGGATTTCGAATTCGAGGCATTGAAATTGGGCATCCCGGTCCGCACCCGCCACAACGAGGTAGCGCCCGGCCAGTTTGAATGCGCGCCGACGTTCGAAGAAGTGAACCTCGCGATCGACCACAATGCATTGCTGATGGATTTGATGCAAAAAGTAGGCGATAAGCATAATTTCCAGGTGCTTTTCCATGAAAAACCATTTGCAGGCATTAATGGCAGCGGAAAGCACAACAACTGGTCGCTGTCTACGGACACAGGCATTAATCTGCTCGCCCCGACTTCGAAACCCAAAGAAAACCTGCGCTTCCTGACGTTCCTGATGAATGTCGTGAAAGCGGTTCACGATCATGCGGACCTGCTACGCGCGTCGATTTCATCCGCTGGAAACGAGCACCGCCTGGGCGCGAACGAAGCGCCGCCGTCGATTGTGTCGGTATTCCTGGGCGGCGATCTGACGTCGATGCTCGAAGAACTGGTTAACAAAGGAGAGATTACGCTCGAAAAAGGCGAAAACTTTTACTACAAACTGGGCATAACCCGCATTCCGAACCTCCAACGCGACAATACCGACCGCAACCGGACTTCGCCATTCTGTTTTACGGGTAATAAGTTCGAATACCGGGCTGTGGGCAGTTCTCAGAACAGCGCTTCGCCGATGATTATCCTGAACACGATTGTGGCCAACCAGCTGCTCGATTTCAAGAAGGAGATGGACGAACGCCTGGCGGCAGGAGAAGAAAAGAAAGTGGCGACGGTAGAAATCCTGAAACGCTATTTCCTGGAATCAAAAAACATTCTTTTTGAAGGCAACGGCTATTCCGACGAGTGGATCGAAGAGGCTGCGAAACGCGGCCTAAGCAACATCCGCGAGACTTACGACGCATTGTATGCCTATAAAACGGATCACACCATTGCCGTTTTCGAAAGAACCGGCGTGCTGAGCTCCCGCGAGCTGCATGCGCGCTACGAGATCGAGCTGGAAAATTATGTAAAGAAGTTGCAGATCGAATCGCGCGTGATCGGCGATCTTGCCCTAAACCACATTGTGTCGACGGTGGTGAAATACCAGTTCAAACTCGCCCAAACGGCCCGCTCGCTCACCGACCTCGAAATGCTCGAAGAGGCCGAGCCGATCAAGGAAATCATCCGCGACATTTCGTCGCACGTGGTGGTGATCAAGAAGCTGGTGCACGAAATGACCGAAAGCCGCAAAAAAGCGAACAACCTGGAAGACCTTTTCGAGCGGGCCAAATGCTACGGTTCGGAGGTGAAGGGGCATTTTGATGAGATCCGGTACCACGTGGACAAGCTCGAATTGTTGATCGACGATGAAGACTGGCCGTTGGCAAAATACCGCGAAATGTTATTTTTGGAGTAG
- a CDS encoding DUF4159 domain-containing protein: protein MNARLVVIALLLCASIVSSFGQSSLKIAKLKYGGGGDWYANKTSLPNLIKFCNAELKMNLNPVEDVVEVGSPDIFSYPFVHMTGHGNVVFSDAEAQNLRNYLLSGGFLHVDDNYGLDQFIRREMKKVFPELSFVELPYDHQIYNMKYKFPDGLPKVHEHDGKQPQGFGLIWQGRLVCYYSFETDLGNGWEDQSVYNDPEEMRRKALQMGANLLSYAFMIE from the coding sequence ATGAACGCCCGACTCGTCGTTATCGCTTTATTACTCTGTGCCTCGATTGTATCGTCGTTTGGGCAGTCGTCGCTCAAAATCGCCAAGCTGAAATACGGCGGGGGCGGGGACTGGTATGCCAACAAGACGTCGCTGCCGAACCTGATCAAGTTCTGTAACGCGGAGTTGAAAATGAACCTCAATCCCGTGGAGGATGTGGTGGAAGTGGGCAGCCCGGATATTTTCTCTTACCCGTTCGTGCACATGACCGGCCACGGCAATGTGGTTTTCAGCGATGCCGAAGCCCAGAATTTGCGGAATTACCTGCTTTCGGGCGGCTTTTTACATGTGGACGACAACTACGGCCTCGACCAGTTTATTCGCCGGGAAATGAAGAAGGTCTTTCCAGAACTATCGTTCGTCGAGCTGCCGTACGATCATCAGATTTACAATATGAAGTACAAGTTTCCCGACGGTCTGCCGAAGGTCCACGAGCATGACGGCAAGCAGCCGCAGGGCTTCGGGCTGATCTGGCAGGGACGGCTGGTGTGCTATTACAGCTTCGAAACCGACCTCGGGAATGGCTGGGAAGACCAGAGCGTGTACAACGACCCCGAAGAAATGCGCCGGAAAGCCTTGCAAATGGGCGCGAACCTGCTCAGTTACGCGTTCATGATCGAGTAG
- a CDS encoding sensor histidine kinase — translation MQIRTRLTVQFSLLVSGILLVTFLAVYFFTYYNVTEDFYDRLRSKAKSQAELLLKVQVPLINAEVLKALDETNRDLIYDENIFIFDEKNRLIYSNSTTPQFKALHVSNYWLDEIRKAGQIRYDDGDYKVVGLYYKYPFNRAVVMLGAKDLYGQANLSNLKTLLTVLYLIVTFVVAIVGWIFSKRALRPISKVMNAVEGILPQKLDTRLNVPNQKDEIGRLTVTFNKLLDRIETAFQMQKIFVANVSHELKNPLTKIKSQLEVSMLKERNPYEYQMTIRSVLEDIQELGQLSNTLLELAKVSEDQRDLLTEVIRVDDLLLDCRMTLAQANPVYNIQLNFDELPEDDTWLEITGNSTLLKTAFLNLMDNACKFSDDNAVSVCLHPSRAQLGLSFSDHGKGIPEKDKSLVFQPFYRSDNTANIKGYGIGLSLVERIVKLHNGSVNIQSNVPKGTTFRLNFLRL, via the coding sequence ATGCAAATACGTACCCGACTTACGGTTCAGTTTTCCCTGCTGGTAAGCGGTATTTTGCTGGTCACCTTTCTGGCCGTCTATTTTTTTACCTATTATAATGTAACGGAGGATTTTTACGACCGCCTCCGCTCGAAGGCCAAGTCGCAGGCGGAGCTTTTGCTGAAAGTGCAGGTGCCGCTCATCAATGCCGAAGTCCTCAAAGCACTCGACGAAACCAACCGCGACCTCATTTACGACGAGAATATCTTCATTTTCGACGAAAAAAACCGCCTCATTTACAGCAACTCCACCACCCCGCAATTCAAGGCGCTGCACGTGTCCAACTACTGGCTCGATGAGATCCGCAAGGCAGGACAGATTCGCTACGACGATGGTGATTACAAAGTGGTAGGCCTTTATTACAAATATCCCTTTAATAGAGCCGTGGTAATGCTTGGTGCGAAGGACTTGTACGGCCAGGCCAACCTCTCGAACCTGAAAACGCTGCTGACGGTCCTCTACCTGATTGTGACGTTCGTGGTGGCGATTGTGGGGTGGATCTTCTCCAAGCGCGCATTGCGGCCTATTTCGAAGGTAATGAATGCCGTGGAAGGCATTTTACCCCAAAAGCTCGATACGCGGCTGAATGTGCCGAACCAGAAAGACGAGATCGGTCGATTAACTGTGACATTCAACAAGCTGCTCGACCGCATTGAAACGGCTTTTCAAATGCAGAAAATCTTTGTCGCGAATGTTTCCCACGAGCTTAAAAACCCGCTCACGAAGATCAAATCGCAGCTGGAAGTGAGCATGCTGAAAGAGCGGAACCCGTACGAATACCAAATGACGATCCGCTCGGTGCTGGAAGACATTCAGGAACTCGGGCAGCTCTCGAATACCTTGCTTGAACTCGCCAAAGTGAGCGAAGATCAGCGTGACCTGCTCACGGAAGTCATCCGCGTCGACGACCTGCTGCTCGACTGCCGCATGACGCTCGCGCAAGCGAACCCCGTCTACAACATCCAGCTCAACTTCGACGAGCTCCCCGAGGACGACACCTGGCTGGAAATAACCGGCAACTCCACCCTGCTGAAAACCGCGTTTCTGAACCTGATGGACAACGCCTGCAAGTTCTCCGACGACAATGCCGTGAGTGTTTGCCTGCACCCGTCGCGTGCGCAGCTCGGCCTATCGTTTTCGGATCATGGTAAAGGCATTCCGGAGAAAGACAAGAGCTTGGTTTTTCAACCTTTCTACCGCAGCGACAACACGGCAAACATCAAAGGTTACGGCATCGGCCTCTCGCTGGTAGAGCGCATTGTGAAGCTGCACAATGGCAGTGTGAACATTCAATCCAACGTTCCTAAGGGCACCACGTTCCGATTAAATTTTTTGCGCCTTTAA
- a CDS encoding response regulator, with amino-acid sequence MKLLLIEDEPKTLQSIRQGLEENGYEVDIAYDGLIGKQLARGNVYQLIISDIIIPGINGIELCREIRSWGDETPILMLTALGTTDDKVTGLDAGADDYLVKPFEFKELLARVRALTKRGTTVSHTAQVLRFADLEVSLDAKTVYRSGNKINLTAREFNLLVYLIRNQGRVISKVEIAEQVWDIGFDTGTNVIEVYVNYLRKKIDKDYPVKLIHTQFGMGYVLKVE; translated from the coding sequence ATGAAACTGTTACTGATCGAGGACGAACCAAAAACATTGCAGTCGATACGGCAAGGGCTGGAAGAGAACGGCTATGAAGTGGACATTGCTTACGACGGGTTGATCGGTAAACAATTGGCACGAGGCAATGTTTACCAACTCATTATCAGCGACATCATCATCCCGGGCATTAACGGGATCGAACTTTGCCGGGAGATCCGCAGCTGGGGCGACGAAACGCCGATCCTGATGCTGACAGCCCTTGGCACGACGGACGATAAGGTGACGGGCCTCGACGCAGGCGCGGACGATTACCTGGTCAAACCATTCGAATTCAAAGAACTTCTCGCACGCGTACGCGCACTCACGAAGCGCGGCACCACGGTTTCGCACACCGCCCAGGTATTGCGCTTTGCCGACCTGGAAGTTTCGCTCGATGCGAAAACTGTTTATCGATCGGGGAACAAGATTAATCTGACGGCGCGCGAATTCAATTTGCTGGTGTATCTCATCCGCAACCAGGGGCGCGTTATTTCGAAGGTCGAGATAGCGGAGCAGGTCTGGGACATTGGATTCGACACCGGCACCAATGTAATTGAAGTATATGTAAATTACCTTCGCAAGAAGATTGACAAGGATTACCCGGTAAAGCTCATCCACACGCAATTCGGGATGGGCTATGTGCTCAAAGTGGAATAA
- a CDS encoding dihydrolipoamide acetyltransferase family protein translates to MKVIEMVMPPMGESIMECTVLHLLVETGAKVRIDDSILEVATDKVDTEVPCPYDGTLVKWLVEVNDVVPIGSAVAQIEVADDVVALETETPPLAAVEEEADVAETAALLEKDFQTAVTRTAEPAYEYAPAHGEVNSFYSPLVLSIAREEHIPVDELKVIKGSGLENRVTKDDILSYVEHRRKKGVNVTPAAVPATSLNGSNEIIEMDRMRKMISQRMVDSKRISAHVTSFIETDMTPVVGWREHVKAEYRKKTGDSITFTPILIEAVAKAIQDYPLINISVEGDKIIKKKDINIGMAVALPDGNLIVPVIHNADRYDLPGLARKVNDLAKRARENRLKADDLAGGTYTVSNIGAFSNLMGTPIIVQPQVAIMAFGAIKKKPAVIETPQGDLIGIRSMMFVSHSYDHRVVDGSLGGLFLKRVNDYLENFDISRTII, encoded by the coding sequence ATGAAAGTAATTGAAATGGTAATGCCTCCGATGGGGGAAAGCATCATGGAATGCACCGTGCTTCACCTGCTTGTAGAAACAGGGGCGAAGGTGCGTATCGATGATTCCATTCTGGAAGTGGCAACCGATAAAGTAGATACCGAAGTCCCATGCCCCTACGACGGCACGCTCGTGAAATGGCTTGTGGAAGTGAACGACGTGGTGCCGATCGGTAGCGCGGTAGCACAAATAGAGGTAGCCGACGATGTGGTGGCCCTCGAAACCGAAACGCCCCCGCTGGCGGCCGTGGAAGAAGAGGCGGACGTTGCAGAAACGGCCGCATTGCTCGAAAAGGATTTTCAAACGGCCGTGACGCGCACCGCCGAGCCTGCTTATGAATATGCCCCGGCCCATGGCGAAGTAAATTCGTTTTACTCGCCGCTCGTGCTCAGCATTGCGCGCGAGGAGCATATCCCGGTGGATGAACTGAAAGTCATTAAAGGAAGCGGCCTCGAAAACCGGGTGACGAAGGACGATATTTTATCCTATGTCGAACATCGCCGCAAAAAAGGTGTGAACGTTACGCCGGCCGCTGTTCCGGCGACTTCGCTGAACGGCAGCAACGAAATCATCGAAATGGACCGTATGCGGAAAATGATCTCGCAGCGGATGGTCGATTCGAAACGCATTTCGGCGCACGTAACATCATTCATCGAAACCGACATGACGCCCGTGGTAGGCTGGCGGGAGCATGTGAAGGCCGAATACCGGAAAAAAACCGGCGACAGTATTACATTCACGCCGATCCTGATCGAGGCCGTTGCCAAAGCCATTCAAGATTACCCGCTGATCAACATTTCGGTGGAAGGCGACAAGATTATCAAAAAGAAAGACATTAATATAGGAATGGCCGTAGCATTGCCGGACGGTAACCTGATTGTGCCGGTAATCCACAATGCCGACCGTTACGACCTGCCCGGCCTCGCCCGCAAAGTGAACGACCTCGCCAAGCGTGCCCGCGAAAACCGCCTGAAAGCCGACGACCTCGCCGGGGGCACCTACACCGTTTCGAACATCGGCGCATTTTCCAACCTCATGGGCACGCCGATTATCGTACAACCGCAGGTGGCGATCATGGCATTCGGTGCGATAAAGAAAAAACCGGCGGTGATAGAAACGCCGCAGGGCGACCTGATCGGCATCCGCAGCATGATGTTTGTCTCGCATTCGTACGACCACCGGGTGGTAGATGGCTCGCTGGGTGGCCTGTTCCTGAAACGCGTAAACGATTACCTCGAAAACTTCGACATTAGCCGAACCATTATCTGA
- a CDS encoding acyl-CoA desaturase, producing MYIVLIVFVVHWYLSLFCQTFFLHRYSAHKMFIMSKPWERFFYLLTYVSQGSSYLSPRAYAILHRMHHAFSDTDKDPHSPHHTKNVFTMMWETKNIYNAVLNRKRAIENRFERNYPEWRLIEKLGDSWISRAGWGILYIVFYVLAYIYLDMHWAFFFLLPIHFLMGPIHGAIVNWSGHKYGYQNFDNDDKSKNSLIFDFLMMGELFQNNHHKRPNSINFGSRWFEIDPTYPVIKVLNKLKIIEIRKKH from the coding sequence ATGTATATAGTTCTCATTGTATTTGTTGTACATTGGTATTTGTCACTATTCTGTCAAACCTTCTTCCTGCATCGCTATTCTGCTCATAAAATGTTCATAATGAGCAAGCCCTGGGAACGGTTCTTCTATTTGCTAACCTACGTTTCACAAGGTTCGTCGTACCTGAGCCCCCGTGCCTACGCGATCCTGCACCGCATGCACCATGCTTTCAGCGATACCGATAAAGACCCGCATTCTCCGCACCACACAAAGAATGTTTTTACGATGATGTGGGAGACTAAAAACATTTACAATGCCGTACTGAACCGCAAGCGTGCCATCGAAAACCGTTTCGAACGTAATTATCCGGAATGGAGACTGATCGAGAAATTGGGTGATTCATGGATTTCAAGAGCTGGCTGGGGCATTTTGTACATCGTATTTTACGTGCTGGCCTATATTTACCTGGATATGCACTGGGCATTCTTCTTCCTGTTGCCGATCCACTTCCTGATGGGCCCGATCCACGGAGCGATCGTAAACTGGAGCGGACACAAATATGGCTACCAGAACTTCGATAACGACGATAAATCTAAAAACTCCCTGATCTTCGATTTCCTGATGATGGGCGAGCTTTTCCAGAACAACCACCACAAACGTCCGAATTCCATCAATTTCGGCTCAAGATGGTTCGAAATCGACCCGACTTACCCGGTAATCAAGGTGCTGAACAAGTTGAAGATTATTGAAATTCGAAAGAAGCACTAG
- a CDS encoding RsmE family RNA methyltransferase produces MHLFYQPDPHIFELDEEEARHSSKVLRLGSGDIIQVTNGKGLLQKCRLNIQGRRVGYEVIESKTAERRPFAVHMAIAPTRKAERNEWMVEKMTEIGVERIDFVVTEHTNPETLNRVVNLTRLNRIAAAAMKQSQQFYMPVITVNNKYEPFIKNAGDEVRLIAYVPEQNTVEHVFSKIKKGADTTLLIGPEGDFSPKEVELALQAGFQTVSLGPTRLRTETAAVAGCHAVNLAQVL; encoded by the coding sequence ATGCATTTATTTTACCAGCCTGACCCTCACATTTTTGAACTCGACGAGGAGGAAGCAAGGCACAGTTCGAAGGTTTTAAGGCTTGGCTCGGGTGATATTATCCAGGTCACCAATGGGAAAGGCCTGCTTCAAAAATGCCGGCTCAACATCCAGGGACGAAGGGTAGGATATGAGGTGATCGAATCGAAAACTGCCGAGCGCAGGCCATTTGCCGTTCATATGGCGATCGCGCCCACGCGCAAAGCCGAGCGGAACGAATGGATGGTGGAAAAAATGACGGAAATAGGCGTGGAGCGCATTGATTTCGTGGTGACCGAGCACACCAATCCCGAAACGCTCAACCGCGTTGTGAACCTCACCCGCCTGAACCGCATCGCGGCGGCGGCTATGAAACAATCGCAGCAATTTTATATGCCGGTCATTACAGTAAATAACAAGTACGAGCCGTTTATTAAAAATGCGGGCGACGAGGTGCGACTCATCGCCTACGTGCCCGAACAAAATACGGTGGAACACGTTTTTAGTAAAATAAAAAAAGGCGCCGACACCACATTGCTCATCGGCCCCGAAGGCGATTTCAGCCCGAAGGAAGTGGAGCTGGCCCTGCAAGCCGGTTTTCAAACCGTATCACTAGGCCCAACCCGCCTCCGCACCGAAACCGCCGCCGTAGCAGGCTGCCACGCGGTGAATTTGGCGCAGGTTTTGTAA